From the genome of Neodiprion pinetum isolate iyNeoPine1 chromosome 3, iyNeoPine1.2, whole genome shotgun sequence, one region includes:
- the GABPI gene encoding palmitoyltransferase ZDHHC23-B — MNILERFRAPCGWRGGAKQLSVDAVIPLIAVPVLSFAAAQTLLCTIITFVTTPILVYYLHHNFLRFLLRTKFFLMWNITSVVLLMLVFEITVVPLLEILPEENWVFVISVVGGIGCAYQTRVKADSGNQDAALSHVIELGDTGGELCTTCRRRAPPLAYHCRMCQTCVLRREYHCKWLDCCVGGSNLRWYMGCLLFSAIAFIYGSNLTMTSVCHPFIFIGTILLPDDCSDVYHQLDIALCFVSGVYSLLAGLAVLRCLLYHLWLIWIGTTANERRLALVGGGGSYGHDMLQNLGHIFCCKAC; from the exons ATGAATATCCTGGAGAGGTTCAGGGCGCCTTGTGGATGGCGAGGAGGCGCCAAGCAGCTCTCCGTCGACGCTGTGATCCCCCTGATCGCGGTGCCCGTCCTGTCCTTCGCCGCTGCCCAGACGCTGCTCTGCACGATAATAACGTTCGTAACAACGCCGATACTGGTCTACTACCTGCACcataattttcttcgtttcttaCTGAGAACGAAGTTCTTCCTCATGTGGAATATAACCAGCGTCGTACTGCTGATGCTGGTTTTCGAAATAACCGTTGTACCGTTGCTAGAAATTCTCCCAGAGGAGAACTGGGTCTTTGTCATTAGTGTCGTTGGCGGCATTGGCTGCGCCTACCAAACCAGAGTCAAGGCTGACTCCGGTAACCAGGATGCCGCCTTATCTCACGTTATCGAACTCGGCGACACTGGTGGTGAGCTCTGCACGACTTGCAGAAGGCGAGCTCCTCCCCTTGCTTATCATTGTCGTATGTGCCAAACTTGCGTACTCAGGAGGGAATATCACTGTAAAtg GCTGGACTGTTGTGTGGGGGGCAGTAACCTCAGATGGTACATGGGCTGCCTGTTATTCTCAGCCATAGCTTTTATCTATGGTTCTAATCTCACCATGACTAGCGTTTGCCatcctttcattttcattggTACCATACTCCTGCCCGATGATTGCAGTGACGTTTATCACCAACTGGA CATTGCTCTCTGTTTCGTATCAGGGGTCTACAGTCTTTTGGCTGGGTTGGCAGTATTGAGGTGTTTGTTGTATCACTTATGGTTGATTTGGATTGGTACAACAGCGAATGAAAGGCGCCTTGCTTTGGTAGGCGGTGGTGGTTCCTACGGACATGATATGTTGCAAAATTTGGGTCATATATTTTGTTGTAAAGCTTGCtga